In Malaclemys terrapin pileata isolate rMalTer1 chromosome 22, rMalTer1.hap1, whole genome shotgun sequence, the DNA window CTTCGGTGCCTGCCCAGCAGGTAAGCACTCTGTCTGTGAATGTACATGACTGGGAGAACTTCATCATTCTTAAAAGGGTAGAGACGCCATCGTTTCTTTGGAATCCGAGCTTCTGGGGGCTCGCTATATTTAATCACAACACCTCGGAAGGTGTTTGAATCCTCTAGGAGTGCACCAGACAGTTCAAAACTTGGTTTCTCCTTATTTGTTGGATCTTTGTCTTTATTTTCACCATCAGGTTTACCAAGGTCCAGAGTCTCATCACCACTGCTTGATTCATTCTTCTGGCGATGCTCACGTCTTCTCTCGTTATAAAATTCCCTCTCCACTTGCTGCTCACGGAGATTTTGGGCATCCCTCTCTCTTTCATACCCTCGACCTCCTGGCCTTTCATTGggatttttccttctctttgaatgatctctgtgtctgtctctgtcacCATTTCTATCTCGTCTGTGTTCTTGCTCTGACTGATCTCTGTGCTGTCGTTCCTCATGTCCTCTCCGGGAATGGTCATCTCGCTCCTGTAACAAAGAAAACCTTACAGTGATCTATTTAGAATTAAAGATAAAAAACACAGGGAATTTTGTTTGGTctttaaaatctgaatttaatatgaGACTATAGAACAAAACTCAATCATCAAGTatacaggtttttaaaatgtggatgaaAATGACTTCCTCACTCACCTGCTAAGACCCATGTTCAGGTCTCTGAGTTACAGTAAATAAAATTAGCTCCAGAAGAGAACACAGACCTGCATTCCCTGCACTGAATTAGGGGTTGATGAGATGACTGTTCAGGGAATATGTGACCAGGAACTCATGTTTTGTAAGATAAATATAAGCAGAATCAGTTTTCAGTTACTTTATTCTAAAAAGTAGAGGTTCTTGAGTTACATATAATTTACTAGTATTTGGCTTCTTAGCTTAAATGATATATTATTATAAAGatgtatattatggtagcaccacAAAAGCCCCACTGAGGATTATGCTGGGTCCTGTACAGACAGAAGATAATCCTTGGCCTGGAaggtttacaatctaaaaattaaattcaaatatttgatattttctaTGCTCTAACAGTTTGGTCACTTCCACACATGGAAAAATACCACTTAAACCAAGTTTCCAAACTACTGCTGACATTTCACAGACCAATGTTTAGAATAAATTTTCCTAATATTTTGTCTATTCCGTTTTCTGCATGTATCATTACTATCAACACTTGCATAAACCCTAAATCTTTCTTCCCTCAGAATTCTTCTGCTTTGCCTGCTTATTCCCTGCCTGAACTCAACAGCCCCAGTTTTCCAGTCATTCCATTATGCAACCCTCTTTGTAAGAGATTCCTCTCATAGTTTATCTCACTTACCAACATCCCATATCTTGGTTCTCAGTTTCCCCAAGAAGGGTACCATGGACCACATGTGTGAGTAACACTCTTGTCTAGCGCTCTTCAATATTAAAGTTGGAAAAATAATCCCCGACTATAACTCAGTAATTTTTATGTTATTGatttaggccctgtctacactacaacttatgtcagcaaaacttatgttgctcaggggtgtgaaaaaaaaccatccccttgagcaacgtaagtttcgccgagagcttctcctgctgacaaagctaccaTGCTCGTTAGGGGTGCtttaattatgttgacaggagagctctcttctgtcagcataaagCTGCTgactacatagaatcatagaacaagaggtcatctagtccagtcccctgcactcacggcaggactaggtattaactagaccatccctgacaggtatttgcctaacctgctcttaaaaatccccaattccacaacctccctaggcaatttattccagtgcttaaccacccttatggcaggagactcaaggagcttggtttgtttagcctgacaaaacaaaggctgaggggagatatgattgctctctataaatacatcaaaggaATGGATACCAAAGAGGGGAAGGAGTTAAGTGAAGCACAGTAttccacattttcagtttttgcagtaattcagccagaggttatgggtctagtataggagtggatgggtgaggttctggagcCTATAATgtcaggagatcagactaaataatcatgatggtcccttttggccttaaagtctatgaatcttgCTGCTGTCACCAAGGGGCCAAGCCAGCATACTACTCCACATGATCAGAATCCTGTGCCTGGGTGTGACaacactgaaatcaacagcacaCTGCAAATGGAACAGCTTGCAGAGTAAGGTGTACCATGACAAAATCCAGACTCTTACTGAATCATTAACAGCTAATGCCTGTGGATACTCAACCATTTACTGCAAAATCAGAGGTAGTtataatgtgtttgtttttaagagtTAAATATGTTCCCGAATGTACAAATTACAAtaactgataaaagaaaatattgggGTAATCAAGTGATAAATTAGTCACATCACCCCATTTAGACCCGGTTTCCACATTTACTCTATGCAGACAGACAATTGTGGTTTCACAgacccccactgatttcaaggttAGTCCCGTGGAGTAATTTTCAAGACTGGGGCCTTAGTGTTTAATATCCAGTAAATTACCTGCTTTACTTTGACTACAATATGATGAGGGCTTCTACTTCTTTTACTTCGAGGAGACTTGCTTCTTTTAGCAGAGGACTTGTTCTTTCTTTTGGCTGGTGacctttaaatattaaaaaaatgatttgttGGGTCCACAGTCCccaagaaaaaaaggaaaggaagagagtCTGTGCAAAACGCACAGGGTAATTTAACCTTAACCTACAGCTACTACTGCACTGTATTGTGTCGTAGGAGGATGGGATGGTGGTGAAGGGTGGGAGGGTCTCCCCACTGTgtgtatttgggggtgggggagatgaagTGGCCTTACAGGAGAAAGTGGGGGGATGAGGAGGGCAttgagggaggggccggggagggATTggtgggctccccccagctcaagGCGTCCAGCGGAGCCGCAGGGACCGCCCGAGAGGATGAGCGGGGTCTCCCCACTAGGAGCCCCCGGCCCAGGTGTAGCGGGGTAAGCGCTGGCGGCCGGTACCTGCTGCTgcccggccgggccgggccctgcTCCCGCTCGGCAGGGGGGGACTGGCTGCCCCGGGCGGAGCGGGAGCGCCGGGGGCTCCGCTTCTCTGCCCCTTCCTGTTGTTCCTGCCGCCGCCGCTTCCGCCGCCGCCGCTCGGTCTCGGCCTCCTCCATGGCTGCGGCCGGGGCCTAGGCGCCGAGTTTCGGCCGCAAGTCCCCGGCAGGCGGAGAAGCAGCGGCTGCGCGAGGCCTCCGCTCACCCGCAAACGGGAAGCGCGACTCCGTCTACGTCCACTTCCGCTTCCGGGGCAAGCGCGCCGAGCCAGCCGGAAGCACTCCTGCCGGGCGGCTGCTCCGCTCATGGCGTTTCTGCCGCGGCCGGGCCCGCTGCGCTCGCGGAGTGCGGGGCGAGGGGCTGGAGGCTGACGGCGGGTGGCCGCGGGCGGGACAAGCAGGGGGCGGGCGGGGAGTCCGCCCCTGTCACGCGTGATTTGCACGAGGAGCGGCCCCCCCGAGCAGCACatttccacccctgctccgattCGCCCCCCTTAGCCCCTGTCAAAAGCGGCCCGCAGCCCCGCACGGGTAAAAGGgcagggtgcagggcagtggcttcagcagatgtactgagcatgctcagtagccCCGTACTACGGAGAGCACGTTAGTACACTGCCCCGGCCGCGCGCAGCGCGTTCCTGAGCCGGGCTCTCTTGCGAGCGCCCCTGGAGGCGGCTGCTGGGCGGCCCGCTCAGGGATCGGCCGGGCTGGGCTGCCTTGGCCGCGTGAGCTCCGAGGTGCGGTTCCCCGCCTTGTTGTCGCTCACTTCTGAGGGGCTGGCCGAGACTCTTTACACTCTGCGCATGCGCCATCGGATACCTTCCGCGCGCATGCGCGTCCAGCCATCGTCCGATCTCTTGCATACaagcgctcgggggagggggacgtCATGACGAAATGACGCTTGGGCGCGGCGCGGCTCGTTGTTGCCATGGTGACGGTACACAGCTCACGGGGAGAGTGCGGGCCTCGGAGCCGCCATGATCCCGCCGGCGGACTCGCTGCTCCGCTACGAGACCCCGGTGCTGGTGAGCCGCAACCCGGAGAAGCGCTCCCCGAAGGTGAAGGCGCTGCGGGGGACGGGCCCGGGATGCGGGCGTGGGGCCGCTGTATGAGGGCGAACCgggatatgggggggggaggggatgcagtaGGGGGGTCGGGGTTGAGCTGGGggtacatggggagggggtgcggggagggctgagctgtggggagggggggtcggggTTGAGCTGGGggtacatggggagggggtgcggggagggctgagctgtggggagggggggtcggggTTGAGCTGGGggtacatggggagggggtgcggggagggctgagctgtggggagggggatcagTTGAGTTGGGggtacatggggagggggtgcggggagggctgagctgtggggaggggggtagtCGAGGTTGAGCTGGGGGTACATggggagagctgtggggagggggggtcagggttgAACTGGGggtacatggggagggggtgtgaaCGGCATAGGGATGTAAAGGATGGAGCATGTGGAAGGCCTAAGATGGGGACCCTGTTGGAGGTATGTGTATGAAATGGGGACATAGGGggcctgtgtgtgtttgtgagagaaGTCATTAGTCATAAAGAGCCTGTTTTTCCTTCCCCACGTGTGCTGAGTCTTTGTGGGGAAGGGCTTTCTCTTTTCTCCTGACTTGCATAGCTCCGCTGAACATGTGGGAGAGGAGTGTGTGAATGGGGGAATGGGCAGGAAAGAGTGGGGGTAGCGGAGGATGAGGGGGAGGTTGGCTTCCCTTGTGGGAGCAGTGGCCTCCTCTGCCCCAGTGTCTCTCTGGGTCTGCCTCCCCACACACTATTGCTGGAATGGGTGCCCTGCCTGTATAGTCCCAGGATGTTTCTCATTTGCAGGCGCGTGCTTTGAAAGTGAGTCCTCAGCAGCCTGTGTCAACAGGACCTGTGCCACCTCCTCCAAAACCCAAGACGACTCCTACAGCTATAGATCCAACAAAACAGGCAGAGGAAATCTTAAACGCAATCCTGCCACCAAGGTAAGAAACTGCTCTTTCCCCCTTTCACCATGGTCCTAGGATGCCAGGAAGAGTCAGCAATGTAAAATTCTAACGTGGAGAGCAAGGGAAGGTGGGATTCAGTGAATGTCACAAAATGGTGTTGGGGAGAGTGGGGGATGGATTTCTAGCTGAATTAAATGTTTGTGCCTGTCAATGAATGTAGCCTATCTAATAGCTGGTTATTCGTGCTGGGTGATGAGTGGTAGTTAAATAAGTATGTTGTCTAATTTGTATCAATATTGGCTCTTTCTGAATCTGACAAAGATGCTTTCCTCAATGATGTACTG includes these proteins:
- the SNIP1 gene encoding smad nuclear-interacting protein 1, whose product is MEEAETERRRRKRRRQEQQEGAEKRSPRRSRSARGSQSPPAEREQGPARPGSSRSPAKRKNKSSAKRSKSPRSKRSRSPHHIVVKVKQERDDHSRRGHEERQHRDQSEQEHRRDRNGDRDRHRDHSKRRKNPNERPGGRGYERERDAQNLREQQVEREFYNERRREHRQKNESSSGDETLDLGKPDGENKDKDPTNKEKPSFELSGALLEDSNTFRGVVIKYSEPPEARIPKKRWRLYPFKNDEVLPVMYIHRQSAYLLGRHRRIADIPIDHPSCSKQHAVFQYRLVEYTRADGTVGRRVKPYIIDLGSGNGTFLNNQRIEPQRYYELKEKDVLKFGFSSREYVLLHESSDTSEVDRKPEEEEEEEEEEESDS